A window of the Nibribacter ruber genome harbors these coding sequences:
- a CDS encoding PAS domain-containing sensor histidine kinase — MESKGKYFIQGEQSTINWEKFAQVSLDMVCTTNADGVYTYVSEASLDMLGYASHEMIGRPFQEFLHPEDIAKTEQGMVVVLEGTKKRDFQNRLLHKDGHVVTVQWSSVWSVEDGLLYSTARDITSLVQAYETIKQQNLKLNTLFDSITDALVIVDTGWHITFFNREAERLLPIDRPMHLGENVWKVFPEAIGGEPYTKCYQAVQTGRTVTFTTFHRGLDKWFHVKAFPSPEGLSIYFDDVSDLVKAKEELEKLALVASKTTQGVIITNAEGITEWVNEGFTHLLGFSMEDMVGKKPGAVMQGPKTDPDTVAYIRSMLQKQLPFNATLTNYTKEGTELFVAMDITPIFSGSGNLVRFIAILQDVTAQVHTQQELERLALVASKTNNGVLICDSEWRIQWVNEGFTRLLGYSLEEALGQQPKVFLKSHHSDSTDIAPPWQNLYKGELVSFKAPNGRKDGTDVWLSVDISPIFNEKGELTTYVVVQTDITDLKSSELELSKLADDLYRQNSDLQKFTYIVSHNLRSPVSNALGITQLMTRTDKHSNAFDVSLDYLSQSIQKLDAVLRDMNTILTVRDSAGNLWLEEVDVRNVLEQALSSFQEQLELVNAQVSVRTQEVLLARANKAYLYSIFHNLISNSLKYRSQDRPLQLSIKCFGSQGKATAISFSDNGSGFDTIKARGNIFKLYKRFHKEQEGRGMGLYLVKSHLDAMGGHIEVTSQIGVGTRFLIYFPQV; from the coding sequence GTGGAAAGCAAGGGAAAATATTTTATCCAAGGGGAGCAAAGCACCATCAATTGGGAGAAATTCGCTCAGGTTTCTCTGGACATGGTCTGTACCACCAATGCTGACGGCGTTTATACGTATGTGAGCGAGGCCAGCCTGGACATGCTGGGCTATGCCTCTCATGAGATGATTGGCAGGCCCTTCCAGGAATTCCTTCACCCCGAAGACATTGCCAAAACGGAGCAGGGCATGGTGGTGGTGCTGGAGGGCACTAAAAAAAGAGATTTCCAGAATAGGCTGCTGCACAAAGACGGCCACGTGGTAACGGTGCAATGGTCTTCGGTCTGGTCAGTGGAGGACGGTCTCTTATACAGCACGGCCCGTGACATAACCTCCCTGGTACAGGCCTATGAAACCATTAAACAGCAAAACCTGAAGCTCAATACGCTCTTTGACAGTATCACAGATGCTTTGGTCATAGTAGACACCGGCTGGCACATCACCTTTTTCAATAGAGAGGCAGAAAGGCTCCTGCCCATTGACCGTCCAATGCACCTGGGTGAAAATGTATGGAAGGTCTTCCCGGAGGCCATTGGTGGCGAACCTTATACCAAATGCTACCAGGCCGTTCAAACTGGCCGTACCGTCACCTTCACTACTTTTCACAGGGGTTTGGACAAATGGTTTCATGTTAAGGCTTTTCCCTCACCAGAAGGACTTTCCATTTATTTTGACGATGTGTCTGACCTAGTAAAGGCCAAAGAAGAATTGGAAAAGCTGGCGCTAGTGGCCAGTAAAACAACCCAAGGCGTGATTATTACCAACGCAGAAGGAATCACGGAGTGGGTCAATGAGGGCTTTACCCACCTTCTAGGCTTTAGCATGGAAGACATGGTGGGCAAGAAACCGGGCGCCGTCATGCAGGGCCCTAAAACAGACCCAGACACGGTGGCCTATATCCGGAGTATGCTGCAAAAGCAACTACCTTTCAACGCCACGCTCACCAATTACACCAAAGAAGGCACAGAACTATTCGTGGCCATGGACATTACCCCTATTTTCTCAGGATCTGGGAATCTAGTACGGTTCATTGCCATTTTACAGGACGTGACTGCCCAGGTACACACCCAACAGGAGTTGGAGCGCTTGGCTTTGGTAGCCAGCAAGACGAACAACGGCGTGCTCATCTGTGACAGCGAGTGGCGCATACAATGGGTCAACGAGGGATTCACCAGATTACTGGGATATTCTCTAGAGGAGGCTCTTGGCCAGCAGCCCAAGGTGTTTTTAAAAAGCCATCACTCAGATAGTACAGATATTGCCCCACCCTGGCAGAATTTATACAAAGGAGAACTGGTTTCCTTTAAAGCTCCCAATGGCCGAAAAGACGGCACAGATGTTTGGCTTTCGGTGGACATCTCGCCCATCTTTAATGAAAAAGGCGAGCTGACCACCTATGTTGTGGTGCAGACGGACATTACCGATCTTAAAAGCTCTGAGCTGGAACTTTCCAAGCTGGCAGATGACCTTTACCGCCAAAACAGCGACCTGCAGAAATTCACTTACATAGTATCGCATAATCTGCGATCGCCGGTCTCCAACGCCCTTGGCATCACCCAACTGATGACCCGCACAGACAAGCACTCTAATGCCTTTGACGTCTCGTTGGACTACCTGAGTCAGAGCATCCAGAAACTGGACGCCGTACTCCGTGACATGAACACCATCTTAACGGTACGGGACAGCGCCGGCAACTTATGGCTGGAGGAAGTAGACGTACGCAACGTCCTGGAGCAGGCCCTTTCCTCTTTTCAGGAGCAGTTAGAACTGGTAAACGCCCAGGTCTCCGTGCGTACTCAAGAGGTTCTGTTGGCAAGGGCCAACAAAGCCTACCTGTACAGTATTTTCCATAACCTCATCAGTAATTCCCTCAAGTACAGGTCACAGGACAGGCCCCTCCAACTCTCCATTAAATGCTTCGGGAGCCAGGGAAAGGCCACGGCCATCTCTTTCTCAGACAATGGTTCTGGGTTTGACACCATCAAGGCACGCGGCAACATCTTTAAACTCTACAAGCGCTTCCACAAGGAGCAGGAAGGCCGCGGCATGGGTTTGTACTTAGTAAAAAGCCATTTGGATGCCATGGGCGGGCACATTGAGGTGACCAGTCAAATTGGAGTGGGCACCCGCTTTTTAATCTACTTCCCGCAGGTGTAA